A window of Candidatus Jettenia caeni contains these coding sequences:
- a CDS encoding UDP-N-acetylmuramyl-tripeptide synthase, translated as MKLRELCSCLKRYKSYDFVEKDVCGITQDSRKVKKGCVFVAIKGHKLDGHDFLVKAIEKGAVALVVEKRSEVALQIPQIIVPDTRQALACMSNHFYDEPSSKMIVTGITGTNGKTTTSYLTKSIIEASGSEAGLIGTIQYQIGKRVIPAQETTPESVEIQSYLSQMLKSDIRYAVIEASSHALSQHRLDGIHFSSAIFTNLSAEHLDYHENIKSYREEKLKLVKKLDSGAMTVLNADHNMSRYFAQCTKSRVIWYGIKRKNADVIAEDIHLGNDTTRFLLNSPWGKKTIHLKLVGKHNIYNALASAASTLAQGFTIDTIKTGIESLPMVPGRLEKIDCGQDFLVYIDYAHTHQALQVILSTLREITTRRILLVFGCGGDRDRKKRPKMGHIAEKYSDLFWITSDNPRSEDPCSIIHEIQKGLSSKAAFRIQPDRKSAIEEALLEAKSGDVVIIAGKGHEQYQISKDTMTPFHDHEVVRHRLQNNLIANFNS; from the coding sequence ATGAAATTACGTGAGCTTTGTTCCTGTCTAAAAAGATACAAATCTTATGATTTTGTGGAGAAGGATGTGTGCGGGATAACACAGGACTCTCGTAAAGTCAAAAAGGGTTGTGTGTTTGTTGCAATCAAAGGTCATAAGCTGGATGGGCATGATTTCCTTGTTAAGGCAATAGAAAAAGGGGCTGTAGCTCTTGTTGTTGAGAAAAGAAGTGAAGTTGCTTTGCAAATACCTCAAATTATCGTGCCGGATACACGCCAGGCTCTGGCATGTATGAGTAATCATTTTTATGATGAGCCCTCTTCCAAAATGATAGTAACTGGCATTACAGGAACAAACGGTAAAACAACAACATCCTATCTTACAAAATCAATTATTGAGGCTTCTGGCAGTGAAGCTGGTCTTATTGGGACCATTCAATATCAAATTGGAAAGAGAGTTATTCCTGCTCAGGAAACGACTCCTGAATCTGTTGAAATACAGAGTTATCTCTCACAAATGCTTAAATCTGATATACGGTACGCTGTGATTGAAGCGTCTTCTCATGCCTTATCCCAACACCGGTTAGATGGTATTCATTTCAGTTCTGCAATTTTTACAAATTTATCTGCTGAACATCTTGATTACCATGAAAATATAAAAAGTTATAGAGAAGAAAAACTAAAATTGGTAAAAAAATTAGATTCAGGGGCAATGACTGTACTGAATGCTGATCATAATATGAGTAGGTATTTTGCACAGTGTACGAAGTCACGGGTAATTTGGTATGGTATAAAGAGAAAGAATGCCGATGTGATAGCAGAGGATATCCATTTGGGTAATGATACAACAAGGTTTTTACTCAATTCTCCCTGGGGGAAAAAGACGATCCATCTAAAATTGGTGGGAAAACACAATATTTATAATGCGTTAGCATCTGCTGCAAGTACTTTGGCGCAAGGGTTTACAATCGATACAATAAAAACAGGCATCGAATCTTTACCTATGGTTCCTGGTCGATTGGAGAAAATTGATTGTGGACAGGATTTTCTTGTTTATATTGATTATGCCCATACACATCAGGCGTTGCAAGTAATTTTGAGCACTCTCAGAGAGATAACAACCCGACGTATTTTACTCGTCTTTGGATGCGGCGGAGACCGGGATAGAAAAAAAAGACCTAAGATGGGGCATATCGCAGAAAAATATTCCGATCTTTTCTGGATAACAAGCGATAATCCCCGTTCTGAGGATCCTTGTAGTATTATTCATGAAATTCAAAAAGGGTTAAGCAGTAAAGCTGCCTTTCGCATACAACCTGATAGAAAAAGCGCTATTGAAGAAGCCCTTTTAGAAGCAAAAAGCGGAGATGTTGTAATTATTGCAGGCAAAGGCCATGAGCAATATCAGATATCAAAAGATACTATGACTCCTTTTCATGATCATGAGGTTGTAAGACATAGATTACAAAATAATTTAATAGCAAATTTTAATAGCTAA
- a CDS encoding putative glycosyltransferase yields the protein MPLKKHRFWVNSIGVFFIAVFIFLAIRLAGIQIIDHDKYTKLAKAQQCKKIELPARRGSILDRNGNTLAESLQVGSIYADPTEIEDIPHVAYHLSKILKLNSSKLIKLLNKDKRFVWIKRKIGDEELRAIAKLSLKGVYMSHEYHRFYPNQQLGSHVLGFTNIDEKGIEGIELSFDDMLSGKSGYKLIFRDALQRQIITPDSKVQLPRHGNTVVLTIDANIQHIVEEELGIACEKWMPSSATAIAMDPMTGEVLGMANYPTYNPNHFKKYHSNNRRNLAITDCYEPGSLMKPIVLSGLLEEGIVRPDDVLFCNNGVYEIKGRTLHDTHGGHGNLTVAEIISYSSNIGMAKLGMLMGIQKMYQYLKQFKFGEKTGIELPGEIGGIFRPAKQWSDTYSLVSISIGHEVAVTPLQFITAFCAIPNGGVLLKPSIIKSMVSDDNKIKEEFQHPQLVRRVMNVNIARNMMNPILMKVVTEGTGKSANLFEYDIAGKTGTSQKTSDEGKRYSHEKYVGSFIAYAPADQPRICVLVMINEPQNGAYYGGTVAAPAVREIIRRSLLYLGVEPLKFQMAMQ from the coding sequence TTGCCTTTAAAAAAACATAGGTTTTGGGTAAATAGTATTGGTGTTTTTTTCATCGCAGTTTTTATCTTCCTTGCTATTCGTTTAGCGGGTATTCAAATAATTGATCATGATAAATATACAAAACTAGCCAAAGCGCAGCAGTGTAAGAAGATTGAGCTACCCGCAAGAAGAGGTTCAATCTTAGACCGGAATGGAAATACACTTGCAGAATCTTTACAAGTAGGTTCTATTTATGCTGACCCTACTGAAATTGAAGACATCCCTCATGTAGCATATCATCTCAGTAAGATTTTAAAGCTTAACTCCTCAAAGTTAATCAAACTGCTGAATAAAGATAAGCGATTCGTTTGGATTAAGCGAAAGATAGGTGATGAAGAACTTCGTGCAATAGCAAAGTTGTCATTAAAAGGTGTTTATATGAGTCACGAATATCACCGGTTTTATCCCAATCAGCAATTAGGAAGTCATGTCCTTGGATTTACCAATATTGATGAGAAAGGAATAGAAGGTATTGAATTATCATTTGATGATATGTTATCGGGGAAATCGGGATATAAACTCATTTTCCGAGATGCACTGCAGCGCCAGATTATCACACCGGACTCAAAGGTGCAATTGCCTAGGCATGGAAATACTGTTGTTCTGACAATTGATGCTAATATTCAGCATATCGTTGAAGAAGAATTAGGGATTGCCTGTGAGAAGTGGATGCCTTCCTCCGCAACAGCAATTGCTATGGATCCGATGACAGGTGAAGTGCTTGGTATGGCCAATTATCCTACCTATAATCCGAATCATTTCAAGAAATATCATTCAAATAACCGGAGAAATCTTGCTATTACCGATTGTTATGAGCCTGGTTCGTTAATGAAACCTATTGTACTTTCAGGCTTACTGGAAGAAGGTATAGTAAGACCTGATGATGTTTTATTTTGCAATAATGGTGTTTATGAAATAAAAGGCAGAACTCTTCATGATACTCACGGAGGTCATGGCAATCTTACTGTTGCTGAAATTATTTCTTATTCAAGTAATATTGGAATGGCCAAGTTAGGAATGCTTATGGGGATACAAAAGATGTATCAATATCTTAAGCAGTTTAAATTTGGAGAAAAGACGGGAATTGAACTACCAGGGGAAATCGGAGGTATCTTCCGTCCAGCTAAGCAGTGGTCAGACACCTACTCTCTGGTATCTATTTCGATAGGACATGAGGTTGCTGTTACACCATTGCAGTTTATTACAGCTTTTTGTGCTATCCCGAATGGAGGGGTATTACTGAAGCCGAGTATTATAAAGTCAATGGTAAGTGACGATAATAAAATAAAAGAAGAATTTCAACATCCGCAACTTGTTCGAAGGGTAATGAATGTAAATATTGCACGTAATATGATGAATCCTATATTGATGAAGGTTGTTACGGAAGGTACTGGAAAAAGTGCAAATCTATTTGAGTATGATATTGCCGGGAAGACAGGTACGTCACAAAAAACTTCTGATGAGGGAAAACGATATTCTCACGAAAAATATGTGGGTTCTTTTATTGCCTATGCTCCTGCAGACCAGCCCCGTATTTGTGTATTGGTAATGATTAATGAGCCTCAGAACGGTGCATATTACGGCGGTACCGTTGCGGCTCCTGCGGTGCGGGAAATTATTCGAAGGTCGTTGCTCTATCTTGGAGTTGAGCCTTTAAAATTCCAGATGGCGATGCAATAA
- a CDS encoding S-adenosyl-methyltransferase, giving the protein MDDLVNNPPHIPVMIEEVLNYLCLKPGQIILDGTVGSGGHASKIIEKVKPNGLLIGIDKDLQILYIAKEYLSKINNTIGKFYHADYSDVDEVLRQAGVDKVHGVLLDLGASSLQFDWAERGFSFSKEGPLDMRMDRSRGVTVHDLIQRLSEKELEELLKKYGEERWSRRIARAILRAEKETGITSTRQLAAIIERIVPVGKSKIHPATRTFQALRIAVNRELDSLGNFLDKIHHYMFAGARIVIISFHSLEDRIVKNKFVEKANQGIFKILTKKPISPGEAEIEKNIRCRSAKLRAAERI; this is encoded by the coding sequence ATGGATGATCTGGTAAATAACCCTCCTCACATACCGGTAATGATTGAAGAGGTGCTAAATTATTTATGTTTGAAGCCAGGACAAATCATATTGGATGGTACAGTAGGAAGTGGCGGGCATGCAAGTAAAATAATAGAAAAAGTCAAACCAAATGGACTTTTGATTGGCATCGATAAGGACTTGCAAATACTGTACATAGCTAAAGAATATTTATCAAAAATAAATAATACTATAGGTAAGTTTTATCATGCCGATTATTCCGATGTTGATGAAGTATTGCGACAAGCAGGGGTTGACAAAGTACATGGTGTTTTACTTGATTTGGGAGCCTCTTCGCTACAATTTGATTGGGCAGAACGTGGTTTCAGTTTCTCAAAAGAAGGCCCGCTCGATATGAGGATGGATCGATCAAGAGGCGTTACAGTGCATGATCTGATTCAGAGGCTTTCTGAAAAGGAACTGGAAGAATTATTGAAGAAATACGGAGAGGAGCGATGGTCGAGAAGAATTGCGCGTGCTATACTAAGAGCAGAAAAAGAGACAGGGATTACTTCAACAAGACAATTGGCTGCTATAATCGAGCGAATTGTTCCTGTCGGCAAAAGTAAAATTCATCCTGCTACCAGGACATTTCAGGCATTGAGAATTGCTGTAAACAGAGAATTGGATAGTTTAGGAAATTTTTTGGATAAAATTCATCATTATATGTTTGCCGGGGCTCGTATTGTGATTATTAGTTTCCATTCCCTTGAAGACCGAATTGTGAAGAACAAATTCGTAGAAAAAGCGAATCAGGGGATATTTAAGATACTTACAAAAAAGCCTATAAGTCCAGGTGAAGCTGAAATAGAAAAAAACATAAGATGCAGAAGTGCAAAACTTAGAGCGGCAGAAAGGATTTAA
- a CDS encoding S-adenosylmethionine-tRNA ribosyltransferase-isomerase, producing the protein MNVIVPKSVEICTKLADFDYDLPKDLIAQQPLENRDDARLLILYRNTGKIEHRKFYEITDYLSDGDLLVLNNTKVIPARIRGNKTSGASIELLFIEELEENQWKVLIKSRAKLREKEEIRIDSKIISVNLLGRSEDGAWYVEFNKDVDIKRIMNKIGEMPLPPYIKRKKDSNALYSLDQERYQTVFAKKAGAIAAPTAGLHFSQNILKNIKTLGTEIEFITLHVGLGTFLPIKTEDIRNHQMHKEYYECSEEVVKKIKKTKEKNNRVIATGSTACRVLETVAVNGKAPQLSGWTSLFIHPPYHFQYVDILLTNFHLPKTTLLLLVSAFAGRENIMNAYEIAKSKGYRFFSYGDCMMII; encoded by the coding sequence ATGAATGTTATTGTACCTAAGTCAGTTGAAATCTGTACTAAATTAGCCGATTTCGATTATGATCTTCCAAAAGACTTAATTGCACAGCAACCGTTGGAAAATCGGGATGATGCGCGACTTTTGATACTCTATCGGAATACAGGTAAAATAGAACACCGTAAATTTTATGAAATTACTGATTATCTTTCCGATGGGGATTTATTGGTTCTCAATAATACCAAGGTAATTCCAGCACGCATACGAGGAAACAAGACCAGTGGCGCTTCAATTGAACTGCTATTTATAGAAGAGTTAGAAGAGAATCAATGGAAGGTATTAATAAAATCAAGGGCAAAATTAAGAGAAAAAGAAGAAATACGTATTGATAGCAAGATAATCTCTGTAAATTTACTCGGAAGATCAGAAGATGGTGCATGGTATGTAGAGTTTAATAAAGATGTTGATATAAAAAGAATTATGAATAAAATAGGAGAAATGCCTCTGCCTCCCTATATAAAACGCAAGAAAGACAGCAACGCATTATATTCGCTGGATCAAGAACGATATCAAACGGTATTTGCCAAAAAAGCAGGCGCTATTGCAGCTCCAACAGCGGGTTTGCATTTTAGTCAAAATATTCTTAAGAATATAAAGACACTTGGAACAGAAATAGAATTTATTACCCTCCATGTAGGTTTAGGTACTTTTCTGCCCATTAAAACAGAAGATATCCGAAACCATCAGATGCATAAAGAATATTATGAATGTTCTGAAGAAGTTGTTAAAAAAATAAAGAAGACGAAAGAAAAAAATAACCGTGTAATCGCTACGGGAAGTACCGCATGTCGCGTTCTCGAAACGGTTGCCGTGAATGGTAAAGCACCACAACTTTCTGGTTGGACAAGTTTATTTATACACCCTCCTTATCATTTTCAGTATGTTGATATTTTACTTACTAATTTTCATCTCCCGAAAACCACACTATTATTATTAGTCTCTGCCTTTGCAGGGAGGGAAAATATCATGAATGCTTACGAAATAGCCAAAAGTAAAGGATATCGTTTTTTTAGCTATGGAGATTGCATGATGATTATTTAG
- a CDS encoding ABC transporter permease component — protein sequence MKRIAIGYGISIVIGVLLGLLIGRIRIFEETLGSLISGLQTLPTICWLPLALLWFGLNDKAIIFLVAMGAVLSITIATDAGIKSVPPLYIRAAKTMGARGLNLYFEVILPAALPYIITGMKQGWSFAWRSLMAGELLIVCLGLGHLLMIGRELNDMSQVIAVMIVIIIIGILVDRLFFVKMEKHIRERWGLAKG from the coding sequence ATGAAAAGAATTGCTATTGGATATGGGATTTCCATCGTCATCGGTGTTCTTTTGGGTCTGCTTATTGGAAGAATTCGGATTTTCGAAGAAACGCTTGGTTCTTTAATCTCGGGCTTACAAACATTACCTACAATTTGCTGGCTACCCCTGGCACTACTTTGGTTTGGCTTAAATGACAAGGCCATTATATTTTTAGTTGCTATGGGCGCTGTGCTTTCTATTACCATTGCAACAGATGCGGGAATTAAAAGTGTTCCTCCTCTCTATATTCGCGCAGCAAAGACTATGGGAGCAAGAGGATTGAATTTGTACTTTGAGGTTATTCTCCCTGCTGCTCTTCCCTATATCATTACAGGGATGAAGCAAGGATGGTCTTTTGCCTGGCGTTCATTGATGGCTGGTGAGTTGTTAATTGTATGCCTTGGGCTGGGGCATCTTTTAATGATCGGAAGAGAATTAAATGATATGAGCCAGGTTATCGCCGTAATGATTGTAATTATTATTATTGGTATTTTAGTCGACCGCTTGTTTTTTGTTAAAATGGAAAAGCATATAAGAGAACGCTGGGGTTTAGCTAAAGGTTAA
- a CDS encoding ABC transporter ATP-binding component — MSESIGIDSLVELDYTNVKTEVQTSTKLCIQHLSKSFQSKNGKVYVLEDINLEIRQGEFVCIVGPSGCGKTTLLNIVAGLEKADSGEIWANGRRVNGAGTDRVVIFQEAALFPWMNVIKNVEFGLKLKGVNGSERRSTAIEYLKMVHLSKFQNSHVHELSGGMKQRVAIARALAMNPEMLLMDEPFSALDAQTRWILHFELQNIWLKTKKTILFITHNIREAVCLADRIIVLSTTPGKIKKEFLVDLPRPRDDNDVNVAEYSTWVMKELKAEINKVVQCEMDIDSCVECDIKCTTDEPAKMDIGGGI, encoded by the coding sequence GTGTCAGAAAGCATAGGAATTGATAGTCTCGTAGAGTTGGATTATACAAATGTCAAAACCGAAGTACAAACATCTACGAAATTATGTATTCAACATTTATCTAAATCGTTCCAGTCAAAGAATGGAAAGGTTTATGTATTAGAAGATATAAACCTTGAAATACGGCAAGGGGAATTTGTATGTATCGTCGGACCTTCCGGATGTGGAAAGACGACTCTTTTAAACATTGTTGCAGGACTTGAGAAGGCAGATTCCGGAGAGATATGGGCTAACGGCCGTAGAGTAAATGGCGCAGGAACGGACCGGGTTGTTATATTTCAAGAGGCCGCTCTTTTTCCATGGATGAATGTGATAAAAAATGTTGAATTTGGGCTAAAATTAAAGGGCGTTAACGGTAGTGAAAGGAGAAGTACAGCGATTGAATATCTTAAAATGGTTCATTTGTCAAAATTCCAGAATTCACATGTGCATGAACTTTCCGGCGGAATGAAGCAGCGTGTCGCTATAGCAAGAGCCCTTGCGATGAATCCGGAGATGCTTTTGATGGACGAGCCCTTTTCGGCGCTCGATGCACAGACAAGATGGATACTTCATTTTGAATTACAGAATATATGGTTAAAAACAAAAAAAACAATCTTGTTTATTACCCATAATATCCGGGAGGCTGTATGTTTAGCAGACCGGATAATAGTCCTTTCCACCACACCAGGAAAAATTAAGAAAGAATTTTTGGTTGATTTACCAAGGCCTCGTGATGATAATGATGTAAATGTAGCGGAGTATTCTACATGGGTTATGAAAGAGCTGAAAGCGGAGATCAATAAAGTTGTGCAGTGCGAGATGGATATCGATTCTTGTGTCGAGTGTGACATAAAATGTACAACAGACGAACCAGCAAAAATGGATATTGGTGGAGGGATTTGA
- a CDS encoding ABC transporter substrate binding component — protein MKILRFFGVLLLLFFFIIHGIACSKKANNSVIRVGYFPNITHAQAVLGLANGTFASYLGPEIKIKTTLFNAGPSIIEAVFSGDIDIAYVGPSPAINGYVRSGGKAFKVVSGVVSGGALFIVRPDSGMEKAADLSEKRIASPQLGNTQDIALREYLRKSGLKPRERGGTVNILPLRNPDILNLFMRKQIDGAWVPEPWGTRLVIEGKGKIFLDEKSLWKDGRFCSTLIIVGTEFLQKHPDLVKQWLGAHVRISQWINQHPKRARKIICKQIKAISGIQLPKEVIDGAFSKLEITYDPIVLSLVSYAEMAYNAGFLGKKMPDLSGMIDLRLLNEVLKEKSLPLVDER, from the coding sequence GTGAAGATTTTAAGATTTTTTGGTGTTTTGTTACTTTTGTTCTTTTTTATTATACATGGTATTGCCTGTTCGAAGAAGGCCAATAATTCTGTAATCCGTGTTGGGTATTTTCCGAATATTACTCACGCACAAGCGGTTCTTGGATTAGCCAACGGTACTTTTGCATCTTACTTAGGGCCTGAAATTAAGATAAAGACTACCCTTTTTAATGCAGGCCCATCTATCATTGAGGCAGTATTTTCCGGGGATATCGATATTGCATATGTTGGTCCCAGTCCTGCTATAAATGGGTATGTACGGTCAGGCGGTAAGGCGTTCAAGGTAGTTTCTGGTGTAGTAAGCGGTGGGGCGTTGTTTATTGTAAGGCCGGACTCTGGAATGGAAAAGGCTGCCGATCTTTCTGAAAAGCGTATTGCATCACCACAGCTTGGAAACACACAGGATATTGCCCTTCGGGAATATCTGAGAAAAAGTGGTTTGAAACCTCGAGAAAGGGGAGGGACGGTTAATATCCTGCCTTTACGTAATCCTGATATATTGAATCTTTTTATGAGAAAACAAATTGATGGAGCTTGGGTGCCAGAACCGTGGGGAACCAGACTCGTTATCGAGGGAAAAGGTAAGATTTTTCTTGATGAGAAAAGCTTATGGAAAGATGGTCGTTTCTGTTCAACGCTGATAATTGTCGGGACAGAATTTTTACAGAAACATCCTGATTTAGTAAAGCAGTGGTTAGGGGCACATGTTAGAATAAGCCAGTGGATTAATCAACACCCTAAAAGAGCAAGGAAGATTATTTGTAAGCAGATTAAGGCCATTTCTGGAATACAATTACCGAAAGAAGTAATTGACGGTGCTTTTTCAAAATTAGAAATTACGTATGATCCTATTGTCCTCTCCCTGGTTTCTTATGCGGAGATGGCGTATAATGCTGGCTTTTTAGGGAAGAAGATGCCTGATTTATCGGGTATGATCGATTTGCGTTTACTTAATGAAGTGCTTAAGGAGAAATCGTTGCCGCTTGTGGATGAACGATAG
- a CDS encoding transcriptional regulator produces MKLSKKSDYALRAMIYLAMNYQKGTLQIKEISAKERIPQKFLENILLTLRKVGILNSKMGLKGGYELARSPDLITLGEVIRALDGAIAPVNCVSKMAYKPCSEEVNCVIRSVMMDIRNAITDVLDTMTFADMCKRAKESLDKKESDVFTYAI; encoded by the coding sequence ATGAAACTCTCTAAAAAAAGTGATTATGCCCTTCGTGCAATGATTTATCTTGCGATGAATTATCAGAAGGGAACCCTGCAGATTAAAGAGATTTCTGCAAAGGAAAGGATACCACAAAAATTTTTAGAAAATATACTTCTTACATTAAGAAAAGTAGGCATACTCAATAGTAAGATGGGTCTTAAGGGTGGTTATGAATTAGCAAGATCACCTGACCTCATTACTTTAGGTGAAGTGATTCGAGCACTTGATGGGGCAATTGCACCGGTAAACTGCGTAAGTAAGATGGCCTACAAGCCGTGTTCGGAGGAAGTCAACTGTGTAATACGGAGTGTGATGATGGATATTCGAAATGCTATAACTGATGTATTAGATACCATGACCTTTGCGGATATGTGTAAACGTGCTAAAGAATCGTTAGATAAGAAAGAGAGCGATGTCTTTACTTATGCAATATAA
- a CDS encoding phosphoenolpyruvate carboxykinase — MPIISSLTEEFEVVKRIVESFKESPNVINSTDWTLRRSAERFASFTKFGNVAVHSTVKNRSAKVTVYVGSDAVRLKTLNAQQNEIMNNLPKTLALVEDYVKRAPFVRISRTMGNNSEFSPSCTIYVSIQRPEMIRLAYMTWATLFSPRPDGKLKQYIVYIPEWQEAERQILVFPEISTTIVLGSDYYGESKKGFLRMAMWNAKQKGMLGLHAGSKILKARGSDGRLRRYGMLIFGMSGTGKTTHTCHTHDLHGKDEGIEILQDDVVFLKKDGSAYGSERGFYLKTEGLDPVTQPIIYKATTSRDAVFENVMVDYEGNLYFNDDTLTSNGRGIMMREDLHPYISDTINLPPIDEVDGLIIAFITRRHTVVPLAVRLTSEQAAAVFMLGESIETSAGDPRRAGESIREVGTNPFIIGDKSYEGNWFYDFVKRHERKVHCYQLNTGGLGEIIEKQSDGGKVTKRKVQRVEIPEMSSIIRGIVRGTNIWGKDKYWNLEVPSFIEGVDLSKYDVEKFYSVDDIIKQVSDLRCERVEYIEKFNTLDKAIITAAKIM; from the coding sequence ATGCCGATAATATCTTCTCTCACTGAGGAATTTGAGGTAGTAAAACGGATTGTAGAATCTTTTAAGGAATCTCCGAATGTTATTAATTCCACCGATTGGACTTTACGACGCAGCGCAGAGAGGTTTGCCTCATTCACGAAATTTGGCAATGTGGCCGTTCATTCCACCGTAAAAAATCGTAGCGCGAAGGTAACTGTATATGTGGGGAGCGATGCTGTTCGTTTAAAAACACTCAATGCTCAGCAAAATGAGATTATGAATAATTTACCGAAAACGTTAGCTCTGGTTGAAGACTATGTTAAACGAGCGCCTTTCGTAAGAATTAGTAGAACGATGGGGAATAATAGCGAATTTTCCCCGAGTTGTACTATCTATGTTTCTATCCAAAGACCTGAGATGATCCGGCTTGCTTATATGACATGGGCGACTCTTTTTTCACCGAGACCTGATGGAAAACTAAAACAGTATATTGTTTATATCCCTGAGTGGCAGGAGGCGGAACGACAAATCCTCGTTTTCCCGGAGATTAGTACCACGATTGTGTTAGGAAGTGATTATTATGGCGAGTCCAAGAAAGGGTTCTTGAGAATGGCGATGTGGAATGCCAAACAGAAAGGGATGCTGGGTCTTCACGCAGGTTCGAAGATCTTAAAGGCAAGGGGAAGTGATGGGCGTCTCCGGAGATATGGGATGCTTATCTTTGGAATGAGCGGCACAGGGAAAACGACACACACTTGCCATACCCATGACTTACATGGTAAAGATGAAGGTATTGAGATATTACAAGATGACGTGGTGTTCCTGAAGAAAGACGGCTCTGCTTATGGATCAGAGCGCGGGTTCTATTTAAAAACAGAAGGGCTGGACCCGGTTACTCAACCGATAATTTATAAAGCAACAACATCGCGTGACGCCGTCTTTGAAAATGTTATGGTCGATTACGAGGGTAATCTTTATTTTAATGATGATACCTTAACGAGTAATGGACGTGGGATTATGATGCGCGAAGATCTCCATCCGTATATTTCAGATACTATTAACTTACCACCCATTGATGAAGTTGATGGGCTTATAATTGCCTTTATTACGCGCCGTCATACCGTTGTACCGCTTGCCGTTAGACTTACCTCTGAACAGGCGGCTGCAGTGTTCATGCTAGGTGAATCTATTGAAACATCGGCTGGTGATCCAAGACGTGCAGGGGAATCGATTCGGGAAGTAGGTACGAATCCTTTTATCATAGGGGATAAATCATATGAAGGAAATTGGTTCTATGATTTTGTTAAAAGGCATGAGCGCAAGGTACATTGCTATCAGTTAAATACCGGTGGTCTTGGAGAGATTATCGAAAAACAGTCAGATGGTGGAAAGGTAACGAAGCGCAAGGTGCAGCGAGTGGAAATTCCGGAGATGTCATCCATTATTCGGGGCATTGTACGTGGTACTAACATATGGGGTAAAGATAAATACTGGAACCTTGAAGTTCCTTCATTTATTGAGGGTGTAGATTTATCTAAATACGATGTTGAAAAATTTTATAGTGTTGATGATATTATAAAACAGGTGTCAGATTTACGATGTGAGCGTGTCGAATATATAGAAAAATTCAATACTTTGGATAAAGCAATTATTACTGCTGCAAAAATAATGTAA
- a CDS encoding glutamine amidotransferase, which yields MIVFIKHITIEGPGTIADFLADNRIPSTVIDLSQGDRLPKLEKSFQSLISLGGPMNVYEEEKYPFLRDEGLLLKRVIEEEVPFLGICLGAQLIAKATGARVTKNPEKEIGWYKIVLNDYGLHDDLFRDFSEVFKVFQWHGDTFGIPEGGRRLAFSELCQNQVLKYGRNIYGIQFHVEITKDMIIQWADAYAKELESLKGIVSDKQKMIADYNTGEKPYMKQAEQFYVNFFTMAGLLKRKHFSFSQSI from the coding sequence ATGATAGTATTCATAAAACACATAACGATTGAGGGTCCTGGTACTATAGCGGATTTTTTGGCAGACAACAGGATACCATCAACGGTTATTGATCTCTCACAGGGAGATAGATTGCCTAAATTAGAGAAATCCTTTCAATCACTTATTTCTCTTGGCGGACCCATGAACGTGTATGAGGAAGAGAAATATCCGTTTCTGAGAGACGAGGGTCTCTTACTCAAAAGGGTAATTGAAGAGGAAGTTCCATTTTTGGGAATTTGTTTAGGTGCACAACTTATTGCAAAAGCAACAGGCGCCAGAGTAACGAAAAATCCTGAAAAAGAAATTGGATGGTACAAAATCGTATTGAATGATTACGGATTACATGATGATTTATTTAGAGATTTTTCAGAAGTATTTAAGGTATTTCAGTGGCATGGCGATACCTTTGGTATACCTGAAGGAGGAAGAAGATTAGCCTTTTCAGAACTCTGTCAGAATCAGGTATTAAAATATGGCCGGAATATTTATGGTATCCAATTCCATGTAGAGATAACAAAGGACATGATCATTCAATGGGCCGATGCCTATGCTAAGGAACTAGAATCTCTCAAGGGTATTGTCTCTGATAAACAGAAAATGATAGCAGATTATAACACCGGAGAAAAACCTTACATGAAACAAGCTGAACAGTTTTACGTCAACTTCTTTACTATGGCAGGCCTGTTGAAGAGAAAGCATTTTTCTTTTTCACAATCAATATAG